The window GGAAGTGCTGTAGAATGCCACCGGTTGAGGGAGTTGGGCTTTTGTGAAAAGGCTGAAGTAGTAAAGCTAGCTCATGGGGCTATGACTGTATGCCTGGTTTGTGGTTCAAAATTGGGATTGAACAAAGGATTAGCGAAAAGGATCTTTGTGACTTCGGCAAAGAAGGATTCGGCACTTTAGTCGTTGGTAAAGCTCCGTGCCCAGTTTATACCGTAATAGGCAACCAGTGAAAAAATTTTATTTTTTAATTGGTGATTTCTCTTTATGGCCTTGTTGAAAAAAGACGAGCGCGCTTTTAAAACTGAACCTGTAAGTAAGCTTTTCACCTTTGCTCTTGTCGGCAATCCCAATAGCGGCAAAACAACCCTTTTTAATGCCCTAACAGGGTTAAGACAGAAGATTGCCAATTATCCCGGAGTCACCGTTGAAAAAAAAGTAGGGGTTTTTTACAACCTGCATGGAGAGAAGTGCCAAATTATCGACCTTCCGGGCACCTATAGTCTTCTTCCCCACTCACCGGACGAAAAAATAACTACCGAAGTCCTTTTGGGACTGAGAGAAGACACCCCTAAACCCGATGCGGTCATCTGCATCGTCGATGCTTCGAATTTGGAGAGAAGTCTTTACCTGGTCAGCCAGATTCTTGAGCTTGAGCTTCCCGTTGTCGTTGCTTTGAACATGATCGATGAACTTGCAGCTAAAGGATGGGAAATTGATTTCAAGGCTCTTTCCCAGAAATTCAACTGTCCTGTAGTGCCCTGCCAGGCCAATAAAAAGAGTGGGATTGTTCCCTTAAAAGTCCTATTGACTAAAGAGCTCGTTTACTCCCGGTCCTTTATTTTGAATTATCCCGATTTCATCGAAAAAGAAATCGCAGCATTGGAAGAGCTTATTCGAGCCCATAACCGGCGACCGGTCGAAAGGATCGTGCTCTTGTTACTTTTGACTTCTCCTGATCCGGATGAAACGGCCAAGTTATTTCAGCTCGGTTTCATGGCCCAAGCTGTAAAATCCTCTCAAGAAAAAATCGGCAAAATCAACCCGGCCTGGAGGGATGTTGTTGTAAGGAAAAGGTTTACCACTCTTCAAAACTTGCTCAAAGGGACGGTGAAGAAAGGAGTTCAACTCTCCAGGGGGTTAAGTGATAGGATTGACCGCTATGTTGCCCATCCATTCTGGGGATGGTTGATATTTTCTTTTGCCATGGGGCTGATGTTTTTGGCCGTCTTTGGCATGGGTTCTTATCCTAAAGATTGGATAGATGAGGGTATAAGAAAAATCTCTGAGAAAATCCAAGACTTTTTTCCCCCGGGAGAACTGAGGGATCTTATATGCCAAGGGGTGATTGGAGGAGCCGGTAATGTTGTTGTTTTTTTACCCCAGATACTCGTGTTGTTTTTCTTTATCGGTCTTTTAGAAGATACGGGATACATGGCAAGGGCTGCTTTTTTGATGGACAAGTTGATGAATGCCGTAGGTCTTCATGGAAAATCATTTTTGCCCCTGCTCAGCAGTCATGCTTGTGCAATACCCGGAATTCTATCTACTCGAACTATTGATAGTCCCAAGGATAGGTTGCTGACCATACTTATAGCCCCTTTCGCCAGTTGTTCAGCCCGTTTGCCGGTTTACGTGCTCATGTGTGGAGTACTCTTTTCTCAGAGTTCGCATTCTGTACTCTGGAGCACTCTAACCATTTTTTTCCTCTATTTTATGGGGATTGGAGGAGCCTTTTTCTTCGCATGGGTTTTTAAAAATACCCTTTTTAAAGGCAGGCAACCTTTTTTGCTTTTGGAACTTCCACCCTACCGCAGGCCTTCTATTAAGTCTATTGGCTTGCAGATGTATGAGAGATCTTTGGCTTTTCTTAAAAGGGCGGGAACGATTATCGTTGCTGTTTCTATCCTGTTGTGGTTTTTTAGTACCCATCCGAAGTTTCAGGGAGAATCTTCCTCCCAGACCCTTTCTCATAGTTTTGCAGCGAGCATAGGTCATTTTATAGAACCAGCGATCAAGCCCTTGGGATTCAATTGGAAGATTGGAGTTGGATTATTAAGTGCCCAAGCGGCCAGAGAAATGTTTGTCAGCACTATGGGAATAATCTATACAGGAGAGGAAACCAACGAGGATATCCTTCCCTTAGCCCAAGCCATGAGCAATGACAAGTGGCCTGACGGCAGAAAGGTATTCAGCCCCTTGAGCTGTCTTTCTCTGATGATTTATTTCGCTTTTTCCTTGCAATGTTTAAGTACGGTTGCCGTCGTTAGAAGGGAGACCGGTTCTTGGAAATGGGCAGCATTTCAATTTGCCTACATGACTTCCTTTGCATATATTTGCTCTTTTCTATTTTACCAAATGGGTTTATTATTAGGTTTTAGATAGAAAGGACGGTTTGAGTAACAATTTTAAATGAACTGGCAAAGCGTTGTAGCGGCTATCATCGTATTTATGTCTTTAGTGTATTTAATAAGGGTTTTTAAAAATAAGGGATCTGGAAGTTGCGGATGTGATAAATGCATGAGGGATAAAAAGGCGGATCCTTTCCCTTAATTTTTACCTTGTTTTCGCGTTCGACGAAGGAACTCTGAGCGTTATTTCTTTTTATTAAGTAACAACAATATCAAAACTAAAAGAAGATTTAAGAAAGTACAATTGGAGAGAAAAAATGGCGGAAATGGCTTTAGTATCGATCCCCGATTTTGTCGAGGGGAACATCGTCAAGGGTATAGTGGTGGATAAAACACCCAAGGAAGTTGTTGTCGATATTGGATATAAATCGGAAGGGATTATTCCTTTGAGCGAGTTCGAAGAACCCGATTCCATCCAAATCGGGCAAGAAGTAGAAGTTTTAGTTGAGAGCTTGGAAAATGAAGAGGGGATGGTCGTTCTTTCTAGGCAAAAGGCAGCCCAGAAGCAGAATTGGGACAAAATTCTTAAGACTTTTGAAGAAGGGGGAACGATTACCGGCAAAGTGAAGCAAGTGGTCAAGGGAGGGTTAATGTTGAACATTGGAGTGGAAGCCTTCTTACCCGCTTCACAGATTGATATTGTTCCACCGAAAAATTTAAAGGAATACGAAGGGGCAACGCTTACCTGTAAGATTGTAAAAATCAGTGAAGAAAGGAAAAACGTTGTATTATCGAGAAGAGAGATTGTAGAAGCGGAAAGAAATCAAAAAAGACTTCAATTCCTCGAAAAGGTTCATGTTGGGGATCTCGTCAAGGGAGTGGTTAAAAATGTTACCGATTTTGGAGCTTTTATTGATCTGGATGGCATAGACGGTCTTATCCACATTACCGACATGAGTTGGGGAAGAATAAATCATCCTTCTGAAATTCTGAAGGTGGGGCAAGAGATCGAAGTCGTTGTTATCGATGTTGATAGAGAAAAGGAAAGGGTATCTCTTGGGCTGAAACAAAAGACCCCCAATCCCTGGGAAAATATAGAAGAAAAATATCCTATAGGGACAAAGGTCAAGGGGAAAGTCGTCAATCTCGCTCCTTATGGGGCTTTTATAGAACTGGAGCCTGGCATTGAGGGATTGATTCATATCTCCGAGATATCCTGGACCCAAAAAATTACCAAGCCTAGCGAGGTTCTTTCCATGGGACAGGAAGTCGAAGCGATAGTTCTCGACTTAAACAAGGAAGAACAGAAACTGTCCTTGAGTTTGAAAGCCTTGGAAGTCAATCCCTGGGAAAAAGCTTCTGAAACTTATCCTCCAGGCTCCCTCATCAAAGGCAAGGTCAAGAACTTTTCCGCTTATGGGGCTTATGTCGAGTTGGAAAATGGACTTGATGGATTTATACACGTTAACGACCTTTCCTGGACGAGAAAAATTAATCATCCTTCGGAGGTGTTGAAAAAGGGAGAACAGATAGAAGCAAAGGTATTAGAGATAGATAAAACCAACCAGAAGATTCTTCTTGGGATTAAGCAGTTAACCGAGGATCCCTGGAAAGAAATTGAAAAGAAATACAAGGTGGGAGAAGTGGGTGAGTGGAAAAGTAAGTAAAATAGCCAGTTTTGGTGCTTTTATACAGCTTGCCGACGAGATCGACGGCCTTGTTCATATCTCGCAGATAATACGGATCGAGTGCCAAGGTTAAAACGTTTTAAAGTGGGGCAGGAAGTAAGCGCAAGAATAATTAAAATTGACAAGGAGGAACGCCGCATCGGTCTTTCTATAAAAGCCCTGCACTACACTCCTGAACAGCTTGAAAAAGAAAGAGAAAGAATGGAGTTTAGCAGGCCTACTGAAGAGTTGGGTTCCCTGGAGGATGCTTTTAGCAAAGCCGAGGAAGACTATCGACCCGGTGAATCCAAAAAGAAAGCCAGCTAGTTTTTTTTCAATAATCCCTTTTCCCCTTGGGACCCTGGAGAAGAGGGCAATTGTTTGTGGGTTATTTTCCTAAAGAGGACGATCCGACCCTAGAGCTGTACTGCCCCCATGGGCAGGATAGTTAGGCCT is drawn from Methylacidiphilum infernorum V4 and contains these coding sequences:
- a CDS encoding FeoA family protein; protein product: MTEEKKGRAERKTAISLAEAGIGSIFYVHSIEGSAVECHRLRELGFCEKAEVVKLAHGAMTVCLVCGSKLGLNKGLAKRIFVTSAKKDSAL
- the feoB gene encoding ferrous iron transport protein B, whose translation is MALLKKDERAFKTEPVSKLFTFALVGNPNSGKTTLFNALTGLRQKIANYPGVTVEKKVGVFYNLHGEKCQIIDLPGTYSLLPHSPDEKITTEVLLGLREDTPKPDAVICIVDASNLERSLYLVSQILELELPVVVALNMIDELAAKGWEIDFKALSQKFNCPVVPCQANKKSGIVPLKVLLTKELVYSRSFILNYPDFIEKEIAALEELIRAHNRRPVERIVLLLLLTSPDPDETAKLFQLGFMAQAVKSSQEKIGKINPAWRDVVVRKRFTTLQNLLKGTVKKGVQLSRGLSDRIDRYVAHPFWGWLIFSFAMGLMFLAVFGMGSYPKDWIDEGIRKISEKIQDFFPPGELRDLICQGVIGGAGNVVVFLPQILVLFFFIGLLEDTGYMARAAFLMDKLMNAVGLHGKSFLPLLSSHACAIPGILSTRTIDSPKDRLLTILIAPFASCSARLPVYVLMCGVLFSQSSHSVLWSTLTIFFLYFMGIGGAFFFAWVFKNTLFKGRQPFLLLELPPYRRPSIKSIGLQMYERSLAFLKRAGTIIVAVSILLWFFSTHPKFQGESSSQTLSHSFAASIGHFIEPAIKPLGFNWKIGVGLLSAQAAREMFVSTMGIIYTGEETNEDILPLAQAMSNDKWPDGRKVFSPLSCLSLMIYFAFSLQCLSTVAVVRRETGSWKWAAFQFAYMTSFAYICSFLFYQMGLLLGFR
- a CDS encoding FeoB-associated Cys-rich membrane protein, with protein sequence MNWQSVVAAIIVFMSLVYLIRVFKNKGSGSCGCDKCMRDKKADPFP